The nucleotide window GGATAGACACTAAACGCACAAACGCCATAGTGGTCGACATTTCACGGTCGCCGGTACCATCGGTCAACATTTTGAAGGTTTCTAAATCAGGAACCGGTAACGGCTCTGCGTTATCTTGGCGTGCTGGTAAAGAACCACCTAAGGCTTCACGACGCTCTCTCATGTACTTCATTACGTCAGAATCTTCATCTGGCACGTAGAACGGTACTTGCTTCTCTAAATCATCATCTGAGAACGGAATCGCAAAACGGTCACGGAAGTACTTATAGCCTTCGTAATCCAGTTTTTTCTGTTGGTGGGCGGTGTTAGCCGATTCACCGTAAGGCCCCATTCCGTAACCTTTAACCGTTTTAGCCAGGATAACACTTGGCTGACCTTTGGTTTCTTCGGCACGTTTATAGGCGTTGTAAATCTTACGAGGCGAGTGTCCACCACGAGAAAGTTTAAAAATTTGGTCATCGGTCATATCTGCAACCAATGCAGCGGTTTCAGGGTATTTACCAAAGAAGTGTTCACGTACGAAAGCACCATCTTTGGCTTTGTAAGCCTGGTACTCACCATCAACCACTTCACCCATACGCTCAATCAGCTTACCGGTAGTGTCTTTTTGTAATAGACGATCCCAACCTGAACCCCAAATGACTTTAGTAACTGCCCAACCAGCACCACGGAACACACCTTCAAGCTCTTGAATGATGCTGTCATTACCACGAACCGGACCATCTAAACGCTGTAAGTTACAGTTGATCACAAACACCAAGTTATCCAATTTTTCGCGTTTGGCCAACTGTAGAGCACCACGTGATTCTGGCTCATCCATCTCACCATCACCTAGGAACGCCCAAACCTTACGGCCGGCAGTCTTGGCTAACCCTCGAGCTTCCATGTACTTCATGAAACGTGCTTGGTAGATGGCCATTAAAGGCCCTAGACCCATAGATACCGTTGGGAACTGCCAGTAGTCACTCATCAACCAAGGATGAGGGTAAGAAGAAAGACCGTTACCACCGACTTCTTGACGGTAGTTTCTTAACTGCTCTTCCGTTAAACGGCCTTCCATAAATGAACGGGCATACATTCCAGGAGCCGTGTGCCCCTGGAAGAAAATCATATCAGCGCCTAATTCGTGCTTAGGACCTTTGAAGAAGTGGTTCATCCCTACTTCATATAAAGTACAGCTTGATGCATAAGAGGCTATGTGGCCACCTACACTGGTGTTTTTGTTTGCACCCGAAACGATTGCCATTGCGTTCCAACGCAACATGGCACGAATCTTCTGCTCTAAATAGGTATTACCAGGGTAGTGAGCCTGCTCTTCTTCAGCAATGGTATTGCAGTAAGGAGTATTGGCTGCATAAGGAATATCAATTCCGTGAACACGCGCTTTTTCAATTAAAGTCGCAATAATGTGCTGTGCTTTATCAGACCCTTCATAAGAGACAATGGCTTCTAATGCATCTAGCCATTCTTGGGTTCCTTGTGGATCTTGGTCGACGAAATTTTCGCTCATATTGTGATTTCCTCATGGGTTGGATCAATTTTCTTTAGGTGCTGGGTAAGCCTAAAGGGTTCGGTACAAGTAGGTCTTACCTGTACCGCCAACATTTGTTTACTCTGGGTTCCAGCTACTTAGTATTTCCAAAGCATTCTCTTTTTATGCGTTACGCATGAACGAGCGCAATTTAGACTCAAAAAGAGACAATAAAATTCTGTGAATAATAACATTTTTTGATTAAAAATACATTCTAACCAGGCCTGGTTAAAGCTTTGCAAGGCAAAATCAAAGATAAGCCATTGAAAGCTAATCATTTATGGCCATTCGTATTTTTATCCAAAACCTCAAAAAAGCCATTTCAACAGCTGGTTCAAGCAATCTGAACATCCTAAAAGACATCTAAATCCAAATCGTAAGCCGATGTATTTCAGACATAAAAAAACCCATGTTTTAAATGGGTTTTCAAAGCTTTAATCTCTTTTGATAAGAAGTCCGTCATGTATTGACGATTAACAGCAAAACTACCAACAAACCAAGCTTAGGCTCGGTTCAACCAAAAGGTATTAATAGATTCTTCCAGTTCGGTCAATGCTTGGTGATAAACCGCTTGTTTAAAACTCACCACCTCTTGAACCGGACGCCAATAGTCAACCCAATCCCAATCTTCAAATTCAGGCGTTTCATGCTGATTGAGATTAATGCTCGATGCATCACTCTCCAATCCCAGCATAAACCAGATCTGTTTTTGACCGACACAAATCGGCTGGCTATAGTGGCGGATAAGGTGTTTCGGCAAATCGTAACTGATCCAATCTTGCGTACGCCCTAATACCCGGACATCGGAGGGCTCTAACCCCACCTCTTCTTTTAACTCTCTAAAAACGGCTTGCTGTGGTGTTTCATTATCGCGAATACCGCCCTGGGGAAACTGCCAAGCATCTTGTTGAATGCGCTTTCCCCAAAACAACTTACCCTCTTTATTGACGATAATGATACCGACATTCGGCCGATATCCATCTGAATCTATCATGTGAACCTTGTACTAAATTTTTTGATTAGCCTAATAGTGCCTAAAATTTGTGGTTTTTTCAATCTATAAAGAAGGCTTTATTAATATTTAATTACAAATTGTGAATTTCAATTCTCGTTTTAAGCGCTTCTTTCTTGTTTGCGAACCCGGTTTGGATTAGGATTACCCGCTTAAGCGAAACCACAGATTATTCATAAAAACAGAATTGAGATTAAAAGATTATGGCACTAGCAATTTTTGATTTAGACAACACCCTGATTGGCGGTGATAGCGATTTCCTTTGGGGGGAATTTCTAGTGCAAAACGGCTATGTGAATGCCGAACACTTCTCTGAACAAAACGCCCAATTTTATGAGGATTACAAACGCGGCAATCTCGATATCATGGCCTATCAACGTTTTGCTTTGAAGCCGCTCAGCAAACAGAGCATGCAAACCCTGGCGGTTTGGCACAACCAATTCATGCAAACCTTTATCGAACCGATTGTTTTACCTAAAGCGCTAGCCTTGGTTGAGGAACACAAGGCCAAAGGCGACCGAGTCATGATTATCACCGCCACCAATACTTTTGTGACCCGCCCGATTGGCATGCGTTACGGAATTACTGAACTATTGGGTACTGAAGGTGAAATCAAAAACAATCGTTATACCGGTGAAGTGGCGGGAATCCCGACTTTTCAATCTGGCAAAGTGACCCGTCTGAA belongs to Thiomicrorhabdus immobilis and includes:
- the aceE gene encoding pyruvate dehydrogenase (acetyl-transferring), homodimeric type, coding for MSENFVDQDPQGTQEWLDALEAIVSYEGSDKAQHIIATLIEKARVHGIDIPYAANTPYCNTIAEEEQAHYPGNTYLEQKIRAMLRWNAMAIVSGANKNTSVGGHIASYASSCTLYEVGMNHFFKGPKHELGADMIFFQGHTAPGMYARSFMEGRLTEEQLRNYRQEVGGNGLSSYPHPWLMSDYWQFPTVSMGLGPLMAIYQARFMKYMEARGLAKTAGRKVWAFLGDGEMDEPESRGALQLAKREKLDNLVFVINCNLQRLDGPVRGNDSIIQELEGVFRGAGWAVTKVIWGSGWDRLLQKDTTGKLIERMGEVVDGEYQAYKAKDGAFVREHFFGKYPETAALVADMTDDQIFKLSRGGHSPRKIYNAYKRAEETKGQPSVILAKTVKGYGMGPYGESANTAHQQKKLDYEGYKYFRDRFAIPFSDDDLEKQVPFYVPDEDSDVMKYMRERREALGGSLPARQDNAEPLPVPDLETFKMLTDGTGDREMSTTMAFVRLVSILLRDKTIGPRVVPIIPDEARTFGMEGLFRQVGIYDPAGQLYEPMDNDQLMWYKESSNGQVFEEGINEAGAMANWIAASTAYANYGVSMIPFYIYYSMFGFQRIGDLAWAAGDSRARGFLIGGTAGRTTLEGEGLQHQDGHNLIQYDHVPNCMTYDPTFAFEMAVIIRDGIKRMFNEKEDVFYYITAMNENYTHPAMPEGSEDDILKGLYKLKDSEAKHKNRVQLMGSGTIFREVIKAAEMLENDWDVAADIWGVPSFNLLRRDGIETTRWNTMHPTETPKVPFVTEKLQGAEGPFIVATDYIRDYPERIRQYVPGEYYVLGTDGFGRSDTREQLRKFFEVNSEYVVVEALKALADAGTIKADVVQQAIEKYGIDSEKTYPVHA
- a CDS encoding RNA pyrophosphohydrolase, with translation MIDSDGYRPNVGIIIVNKEGKLFWGKRIQQDAWQFPQGGIRDNETPQQAVFRELKEEVGLEPSDVRVLGRTQDWISYDLPKHLIRHYSQPICVGQKQIWFMLGLESDASSINLNQHETPEFEDWDWVDYWRPVQEVVSFKQAVYHQALTELEESINTFWLNRA
- a CDS encoding histidinol-phosphatase, coding for MALAIFDLDNTLIGGDSDFLWGEFLVQNGYVNAEHFSEQNAQFYEDYKRGNLDIMAYQRFALKPLSKQSMQTLAVWHNQFMQTFIEPIVLPKALALVEEHKAKGDRVMIITATNTFVTRPIGMRYGITELLGTEGEIKNNRYTGEVAGIPTFQSGKVTRLNEWLQQEHETLEGSYFYSDSFNDLPLLEIVDNPVVVDGDDKLLAIAKEKNWPSISLR